In the Natronolimnobius baerhuensis genome, one interval contains:
- a CDS encoding multiprotein bridging factor aMBF1 — protein sequence MVQCEMCGAETSSPKTIKVEGAKLDVCSNCTDFGTEVKQTSSSSSSSKYSTTADSGSSSSSGGSSGGSSGSSSASSSSSSSRPRTDMFDDMDELATDYDERVRQARENAGLSQSDLANKLNEKASLIRKIERGETLPTDAVQSKLESKLEISLSAEGSSGDDTEWSGGSASGSYTLGDVVKRKD from the coding sequence ATGGTTCAGTGCGAGATGTGTGGCGCCGAGACGTCGTCTCCGAAGACAATCAAAGTCGAGGGCGCAAAACTCGACGTGTGTTCGAACTGTACGGACTTCGGCACTGAAGTCAAACAGACCTCGAGCTCGAGTTCTTCGAGCAAGTATTCGACCACCGCAGACTCGGGTTCCTCGAGTTCGAGTGGCGGTTCAAGCGGCGGCAGTTCGGGCTCCTCGAGTGCAAGCTCGAGTTCCTCCTCAAGCCGGCCCCGAACGGACATGTTTGACGATATGGACGAACTCGCGACGGACTACGACGAACGGGTACGACAGGCCCGTGAAAATGCAGGGCTCAGCCAGTCCGACCTCGCGAACAAACTCAACGAGAAAGCAAGCCTCATCCGCAAAATCGAACGCGGTGAGACGCTTCCGACTGACGCAGTCCAGTCGAAACTCGAGAGCAAACTCGAGATTTCCCTGAGTGCGGAGGGCAGTTCCGGCGACGATACCGAGTGGTCGGGTGGCTCCGCCTCTGGCAGCTACACGCTCGGCGACGTCGTCAAGCGCAAGGACTGA
- a CDS encoding CDP-alcohol phosphatidyltransferase family protein: MTLDQLRPYVSRFLDPFVNGFDRIGLTPDGVSVIAFGMAVLAAVAFFLGGQAHEIWYVAAAVLVFLNGWLDIIDGALARKQNVASAGGDLLDHVLDRYADIVIIAGLAAGVENYFLGFLAVTGVIMTSYLGTQAQAVGLDRVYGGLVGRADRLAIIGVVGFLAYPLAAMDPGGLTVIGWLLVFLAVVGHLTALQRFAYSWSALE, translated from the coding sequence ATGACGCTCGATCAACTGCGCCCGTACGTCTCGCGGTTTCTCGACCCGTTTGTCAACGGATTCGACCGCATTGGGTTGACGCCGGACGGCGTGAGCGTGATCGCGTTCGGCATGGCCGTGCTGGCTGCCGTTGCCTTCTTCCTCGGCGGGCAGGCACACGAGATCTGGTACGTGGCGGCCGCTGTCCTGGTCTTTCTGAACGGCTGGTTAGATATCATTGATGGCGCACTTGCGCGCAAACAGAACGTCGCCTCCGCCGGTGGCGACCTGCTCGATCACGTTCTCGACCGCTACGCGGACATCGTCATCATCGCCGGGCTCGCCGCAGGTGTCGAGAACTACTTCCTCGGCTTCCTCGCCGTCACTGGCGTCATCATGACCTCGTATCTCGGTACGCAGGCCCAGGCTGTCGGTCTCGACCGCGTCTATGGCGGCCTCGTCGGCCGTGCAGATCGGCTGGCAATCATCGGCGTCGTTGGCTTTCTGGCCTACCCACTCGCGGCGATGGACCCAGGCGGCCTCACAGTCATCGGCTGGTTGCTCGTCTTCCTCGCAGTCGTCGGGCACCTGACTGCACTCCAGCGCTTTGCGTACTCCTGGTCGGCACTCGAGTAG
- a CDS encoding DUF488 domain-containing protein produces the protein MTVESCSERGTVADTYVAALQHDLADVPADATLVGVVRRPTSWFHAAVDENYPELGPPTNLLEAVREAEDEMKLQGLCEEGAHNAAWETVEFGEQYRQYLEESADARAALEDLEDRLERGESLALVCYENTDKKRCHRTICRDRLERTPDS, from the coding sequence ATGACTGTCGAGTCCTGTTCCGAACGCGGGACGGTCGCGGACACCTACGTTGCCGCCCTTCAGCACGATCTGGCCGACGTGCCCGCGGACGCAACGCTGGTCGGCGTCGTTCGCCGGCCGACCTCGTGGTTTCACGCCGCGGTCGACGAGAACTATCCCGAACTCGGGCCGCCGACAAACCTGCTCGAGGCGGTTCGTGAGGCCGAAGACGAGATGAAACTGCAGGGACTCTGCGAAGAAGGCGCACACAACGCCGCCTGGGAAACCGTCGAGTTCGGCGAGCAGTATCGCCAGTATCTCGAGGAGTCGGCCGACGCACGGGCGGCACTCGAGGACCTTGAGGATCGCCTTGAGCGTGGCGAGTCGCTGGCGCTGGTCTGTTATGAAAATACCGACAAAAAGCGGTGTCACCGGACGATCTGTCGGGACCGACTCGAGCGCACACCCGATTCGTAG
- a CDS encoding adenylate kinase family protein has product MRVAVTGTPGTGKTTASDLLEQRFAESESDFDVVHLNRVLEDEDLYTEVDADRESKIADLEALAEWLEGRDDVVVESHLAHHFDADRVAVLRCAPATLEERLLERGETAAKAQENAESEALDVILAEAVEEHGLESVYEIDTTDRSPEAVADALEAVVAGEREPSAGEVEFVGYLG; this is encoded by the coding sequence GTGAGGGTCGCTGTCACCGGTACGCCGGGAACTGGAAAGACAACCGCGAGCGACCTTCTCGAGCAGAGATTCGCTGAAAGCGAGAGCGACTTCGACGTCGTCCACCTCAATCGAGTACTCGAGGACGAGGACCTCTACACCGAGGTCGACGCCGACCGCGAGAGTAAGATCGCCGACCTCGAGGCGCTCGCGGAGTGGCTTGAGGGCCGCGACGACGTGGTCGTTGAATCGCACCTTGCGCATCACTTCGACGCTGACCGCGTGGCCGTCCTTCGGTGCGCACCGGCGACGCTCGAGGAGCGATTACTCGAGCGCGGCGAGACTGCGGCGAAAGCACAGGAGAACGCAGAGAGCGAAGCACTCGACGTGATTCTCGCCGAAGCGGTCGAGGAACACGGCCTCGAGTCGGTCTACGAGATCGACACGACTGATCGGAGCCCCGAAGCCGTTGCAGACGCACTCGAGGCAGTCGTAGCGGGCGAACGCGAGCCAAGTGCTGGCGAGGTTGAGTTCGTGGGGTATCTCGGATGA
- the tpiA gene encoding triose-phosphate isomerase, whose amino-acid sequence MFVLVNLKTYPCDPLEVARAVRDVNDTTDARLAVAPQAAHLERVAETGVETWAQHVDPIDYGSNTGHTLAETVAESGAVGTLINHSEQRLKLADIDGSVRAAERADLETVVCANNPAQIGAAAALGPDAVAVEPPELIGTGTPVSQADPDVVEDAVAAAASVDDDVSVLCGAGISTGDDVVAAGDLGSEGVLLASGVAKADDPEAALEDLVEPL is encoded by the coding sequence ATGTTCGTTCTCGTCAACCTGAAGACCTACCCGTGTGATCCACTCGAGGTCGCGCGGGCGGTTCGCGATGTCAATGACACCACTGACGCACGACTGGCAGTTGCGCCACAGGCCGCCCACTTAGAGCGCGTCGCCGAGACGGGCGTCGAAACGTGGGCCCAGCACGTCGATCCAATCGACTACGGCAGCAACACCGGCCACACGCTGGCAGAGACAGTCGCTGAGTCGGGTGCCGTCGGGACGCTCATTAATCACTCCGAGCAGCGCCTGAAACTCGCCGACATCGATGGCTCGGTTCGGGCAGCCGAACGCGCCGACCTCGAGACGGTCGTCTGTGCGAACAATCCCGCACAGATCGGCGCGGCCGCAGCGCTCGGTCCGGACGCCGTCGCCGTCGAGCCACCGGAACTCATCGGGACCGGTACGCCGGTCAGTCAGGCGGACCCCGATGTTGTCGAGGATGCCGTCGCTGCTGCTGCCAGCGTTGATGACGATGTCTCAGTTCTCTGTGGTGCCGGGATCAGCACCGGCGACGACGTCGTCGCAGCTGGCGACCTCGGCAGCGAGGGTGTCTTGCTCGCAAGCGGCGTTGCAAAAGCCGACGACCCCGAAGCCGCACTCGAGGACCTCGTCGAACCGCTATAA
- a CDS encoding mechanosensitive ion channel family protein, translated as MDWQTFLNEPAVIAAAVLALGFVVGYLVGRLNQELLSASGVPEAVEGTPFERTAQSLGTSTVEIVARLSSWFIYGIAVLTAIHIAQLLDTDQFWFRITEFIPQVFIGVLVVILGFIVADKAELIVSEYLRSVKLPEVAIIPKLVKYTVLYVAFLIALGQIGVYIQPLLILLLVYTAGVIIVGAIAFKDFLVSSAAGIYLLLNQPYGIGDEIRIGDQTGIVQEVDLFVTKVENNGEEYIIPNRRVFDDEIARVRE; from the coding sequence ATGGATTGGCAGACGTTTTTGAACGAACCGGCAGTCATCGCAGCCGCGGTGTTAGCCCTCGGGTTCGTCGTCGGCTATCTCGTTGGCCGACTGAATCAGGAGTTGCTCTCGGCGTCGGGTGTGCCGGAAGCCGTCGAAGGAACGCCGTTCGAGCGGACTGCCCAGTCGCTTGGAACCTCCACGGTCGAAATCGTCGCCCGATTGAGTTCGTGGTTCATCTACGGCATCGCCGTGCTGACGGCGATTCACATCGCACAGTTGCTCGATACCGACCAGTTCTGGTTCCGCATTACCGAGTTCATTCCGCAGGTGTTTATCGGCGTTCTCGTCGTGATTCTCGGCTTCATCGTCGCTGACAAAGCCGAACTCATCGTCAGCGAATATCTTCGCAGCGTCAAACTCCCGGAAGTTGCGATCATCCCAAAACTCGTCAAATACACCGTTCTGTACGTCGCCTTTCTTATCGCACTCGGACAGATCGGCGTTTACATTCAGCCACTGCTGATCCTGCTGCTCGTCTATACCGCTGGCGTCATCATTGTCGGCGCAATCGCGTTCAAAGACTTCCTCGTCTCGAGTGCAGCGGGGATCTACCTGTTGTTGAACCAGCCCTACGGCATCGGCGATGAGATTCGAATCGGCGACCAGACGGGCATCGTCCAGGAGGTCGATCTATTCGTCACGAAAGTCGAAAACAACGGCGAGGAGTACATCATTCCTAATCGCCGGGTGTTCGATGACGAGATCGCTCGCGTTCGTGAGTAA
- a CDS encoding universal stress protein: MYDCIVVPTDGSPEGERALEYAFDLALAHDATIRAVYVVNAAGYGGLPMETAWEGISEALREEGRSAVERVRELAPEGVEVETKILDGSPSRVIVEEAGPDACDLIVMGTHGRGGIDRLLLGSVTERVVRCADVPVLTVQVGTNAPEEPIEGEQPQVALE; encoded by the coding sequence ATGTACGATTGCATCGTCGTTCCAACCGATGGCTCACCGGAGGGGGAGCGCGCACTCGAGTACGCCTTCGACCTCGCGCTCGCACACGACGCGACGATTCGGGCCGTCTACGTTGTCAACGCAGCGGGGTATGGGGGGCTTCCGATGGAGACAGCCTGGGAAGGCATTAGCGAGGCGCTGCGCGAGGAAGGGCGGTCGGCAGTCGAGCGCGTTCGCGAACTCGCGCCGGAGGGTGTCGAAGTGGAAACCAAGATCCTCGATGGGTCGCCAAGTCGCGTCATCGTCGAGGAAGCCGGTCCCGACGCGTGTGATCTCATCGTCATGGGAACGCACGGCCGCGGCGGCATCGACCGCCTCCTGCTCGGGAGCGTCACCGAACGCGTCGTCCGCTGTGCCGACGTGCCCGTCCTCACCGTCCAGGTTGGCACGAACGCACCGGAGGAGCCAATCGAGGGCGAACAGCCACAGGTCGCCCTCGAGTAG
- the hisC gene encoding histidinol-phosphate transaminase: MQPRDLSDHVAYEAGRGIEEVARELGRDPDEFIKLASNENPHGPSPAAAVALRDAASSVSSYPKSTHTDLTDAIADRWTVDPAQVWLANGGDGALDYLSRAVLEPDDTVLVPSPGFAYYGMSARYHHGDVREYALERAADFAQTPEAVLEAYDGDRIVYLTSPHNPSGSTISLEAIEQIAEETDDETLVVVDEAYGEFADVDSAVSLIEGRDGFEARDDIAILRTFSKAYGLAGVRLGYAVVPDALADAYARVNTPFAASELACRAGLAAIDDDEHVERTVETARNSRAYMRDHIDSHVWESEGNFALVAVGDASAVAEEMQARGVIVRDCTSFGLPGCIRITCGTDEETERAVETVNAVLADLEIEVDAELATDGGGVPAATDSEVPDA, encoded by the coding sequence ATGCAACCGCGCGACCTGTCCGATCACGTCGCTTACGAGGCGGGTCGGGGTATCGAGGAAGTCGCCCGCGAACTCGGGCGCGACCCTGATGAGTTCATCAAACTCGCCTCGAACGAGAACCCACACGGCCCCTCGCCGGCGGCCGCCGTCGCCCTTCGCGACGCCGCCTCGAGCGTGAGTTCCTACCCAAAGTCGACCCACACGGACCTCACCGACGCAATCGCAGACCGCTGGACCGTTGACCCGGCCCAGGTCTGGCTCGCAAACGGCGGCGACGGCGCGCTCGATTACCTCTCGAGAGCCGTCCTCGAACCCGACGACACCGTGCTCGTCCCCTCGCCCGGCTTCGCCTACTACGGGATGAGCGCACGATATCACCACGGCGATGTCCGCGAGTACGCTCTCGAGCGCGCCGCAGACTTCGCCCAGACGCCCGAGGCCGTCCTCGAGGCCTACGATGGCGACCGAATCGTCTATCTCACGAGTCCGCACAACCCATCCGGCTCGACGATTTCGCTCGAGGCAATCGAGCAAATCGCCGAAGAAACCGACGACGAGACGCTCGTGGTCGTCGACGAAGCCTACGGCGAGTTCGCCGACGTCGACAGCGCCGTCTCGCTGATCGAGGGCCGCGATGGCTTCGAGGCCCGCGACGATATCGCGATTTTACGAACGTTCTCGAAGGCCTACGGACTCGCGGGCGTCCGACTCGGCTACGCCGTCGTTCCCGACGCGTTGGCGGACGCCTACGCGCGTGTGAATACACCCTTTGCTGCAAGCGAACTCGCCTGCCGGGCCGGCCTCGCCGCCATCGACGATGACGAACACGTCGAGCGTACCGTCGAGACGGCTCGAAACTCTCGCGCGTACATGCGCGACCACATCGACAGCCACGTCTGGGAGAGCGAGGGCAACTTCGCACTCGTCGCCGTCGGCGACGCCAGCGCCGTCGCCGAGGAGATGCAAGCCCGCGGCGTCATCGTCCGCGACTGCACCAGCTTCGGCCTGCCGGGCTGTATCCGGATCACCTGTGGCACCGACGAGGAAACAGAACGCGCCGTCGAAACTGTAAACGCCGTTCTTGCCGACCTCGAGATTGAGGTCGACGCTGAACTCGCAACTGACGGCGGCGGTGTACCTGCGGCTACCGACTCGGAGGTGCCCGACGCGTGA
- a CDS encoding phosphoglycerol geranylgeranyltransferase, with translation MTAPWSDWDHILKIDPDKDLPDGVTYGDLCATGTDAIEIGGTMGITEENTADVLSACAEHDVALYQEPSSPDVVIEDDALDGYLIPTVLNAGSPFWITGAHKEWVRLDTGLDWDRTSTEAYIVMNPDADVATYTEADCDLDADDVAAYTEVAERMFGQDIVYLEYSGMLGDEDIVDAASHATDEATLFYGGGIHDYDSAAKMGQYADVIVVGDLAHDEGVEAVRETVKGASDA, from the coding sequence ATGACTGCTCCCTGGTCCGACTGGGACCACATCCTCAAAATCGACCCGGACAAGGACCTTCCCGACGGCGTGACCTATGGCGATCTCTGTGCGACTGGGACTGACGCAATCGAAATCGGTGGCACGATGGGCATCACCGAAGAGAACACGGCCGACGTGCTCAGCGCCTGTGCCGAACACGACGTCGCGCTCTATCAGGAGCCCTCGAGTCCCGACGTGGTCATCGAAGACGATGCGCTGGATGGCTATCTCATCCCGACGGTGCTCAACGCGGGTTCGCCGTTCTGGATCACCGGCGCACACAAAGAGTGGGTCCGCCTCGATACCGGTCTCGACTGGGATCGCACGAGCACGGAAGCCTACATCGTGATGAACCCCGACGCCGACGTGGCGACCTACACCGAGGCCGACTGCGACCTCGACGCCGACGATGTCGCAGCCTACACCGAAGTCGCAGAGCGCATGTTCGGCCAGGACATCGTCTACCTCGAGTACTCCGGGATGCTTGGCGACGAAGATATTGTCGACGCCGCAAGCCACGCAACTGACGAGGCAACACTGTTCTACGGCGGCGGCATCCACGACTACGACTCGGCTGCCAAGATGGGCCAGTACGCAGACGTCATCGTCGTCGGCGACCTCGCCCACGACGAGGGTGTCGAGGCAGTTCGTGAAACCGTCAAGGGAGCATCGGACGCCTGA
- the dacZ gene encoding diadenylate cyclase DacZ: MAGLDDVFGELFSGVDAVMLFAPSGSYYEQITAIDDLEVIVVGTENDVDAETFVELPLEFEDVSERIRFALEGALEKNVIDDGDTLLCATSMFNDDIDTMCRVRANSDQQTGIYGLFAKSRADPEVIKSVLELVIELGQKGQKGKPVGALFVVGDAGKVMNKSRPLSYNPFEKSHVHVGDPIVNVMLKEFSRLDGAFIISDAGKIVSAYRYLEPSAEGVDIPKGLGTRHMAGGAITRDTNAITIVLSESDGLVRAFKGGELIFEVDPEAY, encoded by the coding sequence ATGGCCGGGTTAGACGACGTGTTCGGGGAGCTCTTTTCGGGAGTCGATGCGGTCATGCTCTTTGCACCAAGTGGCTCATACTACGAACAGATCACCGCAATCGACGACCTCGAGGTTATCGTCGTCGGGACGGAGAACGACGTCGATGCGGAGACGTTCGTGGAACTCCCACTCGAGTTCGAAGACGTCTCTGAGCGTATCCGCTTTGCACTCGAGGGCGCACTCGAGAAAAACGTCATCGACGACGGCGACACGTTGCTTTGTGCGACGAGCATGTTCAACGACGATATTGATACGATGTGTCGCGTGCGCGCAAATTCCGACCAGCAAACCGGTATTTACGGCCTCTTTGCGAAATCCCGCGCCGACCCCGAGGTGATCAAGTCCGTTCTCGAACTGGTGATCGAACTCGGGCAAAAAGGACAGAAAGGCAAGCCAGTTGGCGCGCTATTCGTCGTCGGCGACGCGGGCAAGGTGATGAACAAGTCCCGCCCGCTGTCGTACAATCCATTCGAGAAATCCCACGTCCACGTGGGCGACCCGATTGTCAACGTCATGCTCAAGGAGTTCTCGCGACTTGACGGCGCGTTCATCATCTCCGATGCGGGCAAAATCGTCTCCGCCTACCGCTATCTCGAGCCCTCGGCGGAAGGCGTCGACATTCCGAAGGGGCTTGGGACGCGCCACATGGCCGGCGGGGCGATTACGCGAGATACGAACGCAATTACAATCGTGCTGTCGGAGAGTGATGGACTCGTCCGTGCGTTCAAAGGCGGCGAGTTGATTTTCGAGGTCGACCCGGAGGCCTATTGA
- a CDS encoding nucleoside phosphorylase translates to MPGDSEDPNADVQYHLEVGPDDVANTVLLPGNPERLEKIVAHWDDHELRAHHREYRTATGTYEGTPISVTSTGIGGPSAAIALEELARVDCETFIRVGSCGAIQPEMDVGDLVITTGAVRQEGTSDEYVREDYPAAADYEVVSALVAAAERLGYDYHTGITMSADSFYPGQGRPGFDGFEAAGAADLVDDLKEANVANIEMEASAILTLANVYGLRAGAVCSVYANRETGEFRTEGESRAAETATLATHLLAKMDAKKRAVGADRWHAGLSLEE, encoded by the coding sequence ATGCCAGGGGACAGCGAAGACCCGAACGCGGATGTACAGTACCACCTCGAGGTCGGCCCCGACGACGTCGCCAACACCGTGTTGCTGCCCGGCAACCCGGAGCGCCTCGAGAAGATCGTCGCTCACTGGGACGATCACGAGTTGCGGGCTCACCACCGCGAGTATCGGACGGCGACGGGAACCTACGAGGGAACGCCGATTTCGGTCACGTCGACCGGTATCGGTGGCCCATCCGCAGCGATTGCGCTCGAGGAACTCGCGCGCGTCGACTGCGAGACGTTCATCCGCGTGGGATCGTGTGGGGCGATCCAGCCGGAGATGGATGTCGGCGACCTCGTGATCACGACGGGCGCTGTGCGTCAGGAGGGGACCAGCGACGAGTACGTCCGCGAAGATTACCCGGCAGCAGCCGATTACGAGGTCGTCAGCGCACTCGTCGCTGCCGCCGAGCGACTGGGCTACGACTACCACACCGGTATCACGATGAGCGCGGATTCGTTCTACCCGGGCCAAGGCCGACCCGGATTCGACGGGTTCGAAGCCGCCGGTGCGGCCGATCTCGTTGACGACCTCAAGGAGGCGAACGTCGCAAACATCGAGATGGAAGCGAGCGCTATCTTGACTCTCGCGAACGTCTACGGTCTCCGCGCGGGTGCGGTCTGTTCGGTCTACGCCAACCGCGAAACCGGTGAGTTCCGAACCGAAGGCGAATCTCGAGCGGCCGAAACTGCGACACTTGCGACGCACCTGCTCGCGAAGATGGACGCGAAAAAGCGCGCGGTCGGTGCTGATCGATGGCACGCTGGACTCTCACTCGAGGAGTAA
- a CDS encoding amidohydrolase family protein, whose protein sequence is MERTGTILRGREFEPVEGRIVIDEAGRIEAIEEAAVESDDIICPAFVNAHTHIGDSIAKEAGRGLSLEELVAPPDGLKHRLLRSADREDLVREMRRSLRFMQESGTAACLDFREGDVAGVEMLADAQQGLPVDALSFARGSVEAMHAGDGFGASGANDNTFDAEREATREAGKPFGIHAGEVDASDIDPALDLEPEFLVHMVHPEAHHLERVADQNVPIVVCPRSNLVTNVGLSPYAELHERTTLALGTDNVMLNSPSMFREMEFMAKCSDLPTNEILRMATVNGAEIAGLEYGVLEPGREARLLVLDGDSHNLAGARDPVRAVVRRAGVDDVRETILEPATD, encoded by the coding sequence ATGGAACGCACGGGGACGATTCTACGCGGGCGGGAGTTCGAGCCGGTCGAGGGCCGGATCGTGATCGACGAGGCCGGGCGAATCGAGGCCATCGAGGAGGCGGCAGTCGAGAGTGACGACATCATCTGTCCGGCGTTCGTCAACGCCCACACCCACATCGGCGACTCGATTGCGAAAGAAGCCGGCCGCGGTCTCTCGCTCGAGGAGTTGGTCGCGCCGCCGGACGGGCTGAAACATCGCCTGCTTCGCAGCGCCGACCGCGAGGACCTCGTTCGCGAGATGCGCCGGTCGCTGCGATTCATGCAGGAGAGTGGAACGGCGGCCTGTCTGGACTTTCGCGAGGGCGACGTAGCAGGTGTCGAGATGCTCGCGGACGCACAACAGGGGCTCCCTGTCGACGCCCTGTCGTTCGCCCGCGGCTCGGTGGAGGCGATGCACGCGGGCGACGGCTTCGGTGCCAGCGGGGCGAACGACAACACGTTCGACGCCGAACGCGAGGCCACCCGTGAGGCGGGCAAACCGTTTGGCATCCACGCAGGCGAGGTCGACGCGAGCGACATCGATCCCGCGCTGGACCTCGAGCCGGAGTTTCTCGTCCACATGGTCCACCCCGAAGCCCACCACCTCGAGCGCGTCGCCGACCAGAACGTCCCCATCGTCGTCTGTCCGCGGTCGAATCTCGTCACGAACGTCGGGCTCTCCCCCTACGCCGAGTTGCACGAGCGGACGACGCTCGCGCTCGGGACGGACAACGTGATGCTCAACTCGCCGTCGATGTTCCGCGAAATGGAGTTCATGGCGAAATGCTCCGATCTGCCAACGAACGAAATCCTGCGCATGGCGACGGTCAACGGCGCTGAAATCGCCGGCCTCGAGTACGGTGTTCTCGAGCCGGGCCGCGAGGCGCGACTGCTGGTGCTCGATGGCGACTCGCACAATCTCGCGGGTGCGCGCGATCCGGTTCGGGCGGTCGTCCGCCGGGCGGGTGTCGACGACGTCCGGGAGACGATCCTCGAGCCGGCGACGGACTGA
- a CDS encoding uracil-xanthine permease family protein codes for MTGDDATTAGNRDGSSGTVEENDDIEYGIDDRPPIGESTVLGIQHYLTMVGANIAVPLILAGAMGMPGDVAARFIGTFFVVSGIATLAQTTFGNRYPIVQGAPFSMLAPALAIITVVTAGGVGAGDWETALLQLQGAIIVAATVQVAMGYFGLVGKLRRFLSPVVIAPTIALIGLALFNVDQVTQTDQSWLLLGFTLGLIVLFSQYLDVKHRAFRLYPVIIAVGLAWGVAAMLSATGTIGGGHPGHISFAEVTDASLLMPIYPFQWGIPEVTTAFVIGMFAGVLASIVESIGDYYAVANITGSAAPSEKRINHGIGMEGLMNVFSGIMGTGGSTSYSENIGAIGLTGVASRYVVQIGAVFMLIFGFIGYFGQLIATIPDPIIGGLFIAMFAQIVAVGIGNLRHVDLESSRNVFIIGFALFVGLAIPAYMGNFETTLEFRDAVGVEAMIASLTETALVTAGLAGWLEAAAIAVADTIYIIGSTGMAVGGLAALFLDNTIPGTREERGLAEWNRIAEDDAEFEPFWERWVGDDESSTDRTE; via the coding sequence ATGACGGGGGACGATGCAACGACGGCGGGGAATCGCGACGGTTCGTCGGGGACCGTCGAGGAGAACGACGACATCGAATACGGGATCGACGACCGGCCGCCGATAGGCGAGTCGACGGTACTTGGCATCCAGCACTATCTGACGATGGTGGGGGCGAACATCGCGGTGCCGCTGATTCTGGCGGGTGCGATGGGGATGCCGGGAGACGTTGCGGCCCGATTTATCGGCACCTTCTTCGTCGTGAGCGGCATCGCGACGCTCGCACAGACGACGTTCGGGAATCGGTATCCAATCGTCCAGGGCGCGCCGTTCTCGATGCTTGCACCCGCGCTCGCGATCATCACGGTCGTGACTGCGGGCGGCGTCGGTGCTGGTGACTGGGAAACGGCCCTGTTACAGTTACAGGGAGCAATCATCGTCGCGGCAACGGTACAGGTCGCGATGGGGTATTTCGGACTGGTTGGGAAGCTTCGGCGCTTCCTCTCGCCAGTCGTCATCGCGCCGACGATTGCCCTGATCGGCCTGGCGCTGTTCAACGTCGATCAGGTGACACAGACGGACCAGAGTTGGCTCTTGCTCGGGTTCACGCTTGGACTCATCGTCCTCTTTTCGCAGTATCTCGACGTCAAACACCGCGCGTTCCGTCTCTATCCGGTCATCATTGCGGTTGGTCTCGCCTGGGGTGTCGCCGCGATGCTCTCGGCAACCGGCACGATTGGTGGCGGCCATCCCGGCCACATCTCGTTTGCAGAGGTAACGGATGCGTCGCTACTCATGCCCATCTACCCGTTCCAGTGGGGCATACCAGAGGTGACGACGGCGTTCGTCATCGGCATGTTCGCCGGCGTGCTTGCCTCCATCGTCGAGAGCATTGGTGACTACTACGCCGTCGCCAACATCACTGGCTCCGCCGCACCAAGCGAGAAGCGGATCAACCACGGTATCGGGATGGAAGGGCTGATGAACGTCTTCTCGGGGATCATGGGAACCGGTGGCTCGACCTCCTACTCCGAGAACATCGGCGCAATCGGACTCACCGGCGTCGCCTCGAGATACGTCGTCCAGATCGGGGCCGTCTTCATGCTCATCTTCGGCTTTATCGGCTACTTCGGCCAACTCATCGCGACGATACCGGACCCGATCATCGGCGGCCTCTTCATCGCTATGTTCGCCCAGATCGTCGCCGTCGGGATCGGCAACCTCAGACACGTCGACCTCGAGTCCTCGAGAAACGTCTTCATCATCGGGTTTGCGCTCTTCGTCGGACTCGCGATTCCGGCCTACATGGGCAACTTCGAGACGACACTCGAGTTCCGCGATGCCGTTGGTGTCGAAGCGATGATTGCGTCACTGACCGAGACGGCACTCGTGACTGCGGGACTTGCGGGCTGGCTCGAGGCCGCAGCGATTGCCGTTGCCGACACGATCTACATCATTGGTTCGACGGGAATGGCAGTTGGCGGACTGGCTGCACTCTTCTTGGACAATACGATTCCTGGGACGCGCGAAGAACGCGGTCTCGCAGAGTGGAACCGGATCGCCGAGGACGATGCGGAGTTCGAGCCGTTCTGGGAGCGCTGGGTCGGTGACGACGAGTCGTCGACGGATCGAACCGAGTAG